The nucleotide window TGTAGCAATGCTCGCTCACCACCACCAGGCACACACATTGCATTTGCCCTCACTCAAATGTTTCAAGATTGGAGCCAAGACCAGGGCAGAAATAATAGCCGCTGTATTTGGAGGTACAGACAGGGTAGGACAGGAGAAAACTGCCAAGGTCTGGAGCTGCTTGAGACTCTGCATTTTCTTTAGGAAAGTAGGATATATATCCTGTGTTAAAATCCTGTGTTGGCTGTAAGGCCCATACACACTCTCAGCTGCAGACACCTGGAAAGGCAGATGGCTCTCTGGGCTCTCTGGAGTGAAGGCAAATGCGTAAGTGCTGCTAATTATATTGGTATAGAAGCTGGCCCACAATTCCTTTGACAGGGAGATTGCCTGATACCTCATCCGTGAGGGCTGACTGATGGTCCGTCTAAGGGGGTGGATGCTTATGGGTGGTGAATCTCAGCCCCAGGGCCAAAGATGGCCCCTGAgtcctctctatgtggccctcagaactctgacCTACTTTCCATCTTCCTTGTGATTCTTGCtttgctgaaatgtgtccttgaattctgataatgcctcttgcttgcctcaaTGGAAGAGAGAGAGGTTTGTGTGTACAAGCaaccttactgtacaaaggtaaaattttcatttgcttctccacccacttttgataTTGGCTTcacccacaactggcatgtggccctcaggaggttGGCCAGATAATAATGGTTATTATTATGGATAATAAAGGGCGGCCTGGCAGGATCACTGCCAGGGATAGAAGGGTGGGAGCTTCGGAGCTCCCACATTTCCCTCGTTCAAGCTACCTTtcatggctgtgttttgtggctgcccACACAGCACGTGGAGGGCTGCTcttaactaagatggcagcagaggttcaactaaggggctgaagcctctgttgccatcttggttgatggcatgcatcgtgctacgcgtgcacatccctgccaatcacagaaggggagccccGAGGCCCGGGGCaaggtggtgcccaagggccctacatacctggggccagccctgttgcagagttcccacaggcatctggctggccaatgtaaggacaagatgctgggctagatgggattATGGCCTGACTCATCaagctgtccttatgttcttatgaagtgcAGAGCATATAAACATAGACATTTCAAAGAAAGCTATTTGGTGACTTATttcaaattcattcattcatttgttgatttatttatgtacctttttggccaagtcccccaaagcagtgaacagaaTAACAGAGTAGAGACTATAATAAATTTGCATTGAGtacaaattaaaatgcataatccaataaatcaataaaatataacataacaAAACCCAGGCACACCATAATTCCCACTTTCTACATTCATAAGTTACATTTGTGCTCTCACCACAGCGACCATTGCCAACCACAAACAAGAATCCACACAATAGGTTTCCCCCTGGAAGcagctgtttgttgttgttttgtgcctccaagtcgattacaacttatggcgaccctatgaatcagcgacctccaagagcatctgtcatgaaccaccctgttcagatcttgtaagttcaggtctgtggcttcctttatggaatcagtccatctctttagccttcctcttttcctactcccttctgttttccccaacattattatcttttctaatgaatcctgtcttttcattatgtgtccaaagtatgatatcctcagtttcatcattttagcttctagtgatagttctggtttaatttgctgtgCCAAAGTTCTTAGAGTTGCTCTCGAAGGTGGTGTTGACTAGCTCAACCTTCTGGCTCCTCAATAGGCTGTAGTTCTCCAGGTACAGGAGCAGGTGCAGTAAAGAAGGGCTGGGGAGGCTAAAGATATTGTTCACCTCCCAGCCAGCAATGGTCTTATTACTGCTATCTGCCACCATCCTATAGTAACGCAACCTggcagccaagaggtcttctgtatctttaaaagttgtgcagggggaagggagaagttcaacttgtggtttttcccattacagtattgcaagaaaacctgcacttggctgaatttgctcttctcttaaagatacagaatcattctcaggccctgagcctggcaaccctagattggactgtgcaagaccaacccaaattgtatttgcattttgacaaatttgtagggcagtacagtatctcagagaagaggtcgggtctcctgctcctatggtgcattcactatagctgcccaagttccctgctttttaaagtttgatagatatatatgttggctataggtacgttcttaaaccacaaggtcttTTGTCTATTAGTGCATTTAGATACAATTTAATAAGGGAAGGAGTTGGCATGGAGGAAACAaaatgattcagttcacatttaaaggtgacccTACTTAATTTGTACATTTAATAGGAGCTGGAAATAGGTGAAATCTTGTCTCCAAACAGTTCTTGTTTGGATGAAAAACAGTATAGTTCCTGAGAGATGAGTTCCCAAGATAGTTTCAGTCAGTGATTAAAACTGAAGCTGATATTAACCAGTGGTGTTGAATGTTGGTtgcaagcacgcacacacacacacaccttacatCTTTCTTCTTCCAAACCCACAAGATGATGTCCTTCGCTCCAACAATAGTGCAGATGGGTGCCAATATAAGACAAGGTGAGTGGCATCCCTCCATCCTAAATTCTGACACAGGACTTAGTGTGAGCCTTCTGCTGAATGGAGGAAAACACTGAGACCTACTGAGGTACAGAAATGGGGTCTGTTGCCAAGATAATGGAAACGTGAGTAGGAAGCAATCGGATCCCTTTGCTTGTGTGTTTGTAAATGCAAACCAAGAGCATAGTGTAAAGACACTAGACGCCTCCAAGTACTCTTagtttatgtattattattatttattacatttgtataccgcctcgtcgctgaagctccctgggcggtttgcaacaattaaaaactttaaaaacaagtatacaaatttaaaaacagattttttaaaaaaaaactaggtttaaaaaacaaggtttaaaaaacaaggttcttcaGACCTGCCTCTGGACATATCTCCATGCAGGGAAATGTGGTGCATATAAAAATAGCATTGCATCTATTTTATGGAAcatatttcagagaaagctatctcacaacacatttcaaataacAGATAGTTTAATTATTATATATCTTCAAGGCAGAGAATATGGTCTGTGAACCATCAGTGGTcctcaagcttcattcaggtggtctgtggtacattaaatatataatgaaattcaatataacaaataaaagaagcaataattgTACTTTAATAACCACACACCACCAAGCATTGTGCATTACAAGTGCTACAACTGTACAATTGCtacaatgaaaaatcattaagtagtccaccaagaccatcagcaattttcaagtagcccatggggaaaaaaaactttaggAACCACTGCGTGAAAGCTCACATATATGCTCTCAGGTGAGATGtttaggagaagggctgtagctcagtggtagagcatctgcttaccATGCAgagggttccaggttcaatccctggcatctccgggtagtgCTGGGAAAGATCCCCTTGTCTGAAACTGTGGCAAGCcatagccagtcagtgtaggctgcTAGAGGGGCCAAtgttctcactcagtataaggacACACTCTATATTTTGGGTCGCGTGTGTTTTACCCTTTAAAAGAAGGAATAACTGATTGGCTTGGTGTCGTTTAAGCATTCAGTGACAGAGGGAGGATTTCAGGGACTGGAGAAATATGCACAGCAGGTTTACAGCGAGGCTCCTGGATAGGGTCAGAGTTGTTGCCCCCAAACAATCTCTTTTAAGTGCACTTGTTGTctttctttaatatatatatatatatatatatatattgcaatgtATGGTGAACCAGAAGCATAACTGCTCCCGAGGAATGATCACTTCTGATCTGAAATATGGAGTGGGTGAAGGAATGCCCTGCTGCACTCCCTAAATTCAGTGGCCGCTAGGACTGGTGGGTTCTGCCAGGGCAAccttgagactgaggaggaggaagctgataggcagtgccaccccctggcctggttgtaagtaagacgACAGGCAGGTGGTGGCTagatgagggcagactgagcttggtagGGCAGTGCTCCATTAGTCTGAATGGACCAGCCCTCACTGCCTCAACTACATGCCTGCTTAGCCTTTCTCTTTCAAGGGAAACAGGAAGGGAAGATTAGGGTACACTAAGTAATATTGTACCTCAGACCTTAGAGTACATCACAGTGATTCTATTATGTGATTCCAGATGGAGATGGACAATGCAACCACAGTCCAGGAATTCATTTTGCTAGGATTTGAagctgagcagcagcagaagcGATTCCTGCTCCTCATCCTGTTTGCCATTCTCTACATACTGACCTTGGGAGagaacatcaccatcatcactgTGGTGTCCCTCGATAACCACTTGGCCCAGCTTCCCATGTACATCCTGCTGAGCAACTTCTCCTGGCTGGAGATATGCTATGTGACCACCACTGTGCCCCGCATGCTCTTTGACCTGGCTTCCCCTCGTGAGATTATCTCTTTCCAGGCCTGCTTCCTCCAGTTCTACATCTCCTTCTCTCTTGGATGCACCGAATGCTTCTTCCTCTCAGCCATGGCCTTGGATCGATATTTGGCCATTTGCCACCCACTGCGCTACCCACAACTTATGACGCAACAGTCCTGCTATTCCCTGGTAGGGACATGTTGGGTTGTTGGCTTCCTGTGTTACCCCATCCCTCTGATTTTGATCTCCAAGTTGTCCTTCTGTGGACCTAACATTATTGACCATTTTTTGTGTGATGTTGGGCCAATTCTGTCCGTGGCCTGCCCTCCATTCGGAAACATTCCCCTTGTCTGCCAAATTTTCATGAATACTCTGGTTTTAATTAATGTATCTTTTGTTGTACTATCATACAGCATTGTGATTCTCAGCCTGATGAAAACGTCTAGCCCAGGCCGCCGAAGGAAGGCCTTCTCCACCATATCTTTCCATATCATGGTGGTGACCCTTTTCTATGGCACAGCAGTAGCCATGTATTTAATTCCAGGTGGAGAAAGCCAGTCAACAGTCACAAAGGTAGTAACTACCTTCTATGCTGCAGTTATACCCTTTCTCAACCCCATGATCTACTGTCTGAGAAACGATCAGGTGAAAGAGGCTCTGGATAGGCTGCTGAAGAGAAAGGAAAGACTTCTGAGGAGAACGGTGGCAGTTTAACAAGGAGAGGAATCACAAAAACAAAGCACTCATCCACCCAACTGAGGAGATTAATATTCGGAGCTCAGTTAGAGTGGCACCCCTCCTCCCTTGTGTGTTATATCACCCAGTGATTTTGCCAGAAATCTAAGCTGGGAAAAGATTCAGTGAGGAACTTGTTGGTTGCCTGGCAACTGCACTGGACTACAAGaaagttccttccttcctttgcgaACCAAAATAACCCAGACTCTCAAGGTTGTGTGAGCACTTTCCATTGGAGTTGAAATGATTTGATTTCTGTAATAAAATGCCACGGCTGCTACTGTTAATTGTGTGATGTTTGTGTTCCATGAAATGAAATGTATATTGTTCtttttgctactgctgctgttattattaggtattcagtgctagccctattcaaagtagactcatggaagttaatagacatgactaaaggCTCATAAGAGGAGGGTAGTATATgccatatttgtaaataaataaaatattacccccaaaaaaaccccgaACACCAGAGTGATTCTCCAGTGCTCTCTTCCAAATAAGCCAAGCCCAGTTGCTCTGCCTTTAGAGCTTCTCATTGTGGATGGAAGCCGGGAGTGTGCATTAATATGGCCTCACACAGCAAACATAGGATGACCATCGCTCCTTCATGCATTACTCATGTGAAGCGGGTTCACCAATTGAAAGGGATGTCAGAGGTTACGCTATCCCAGTGATTCTGATCTCCAAGTTGTCCTCCTGTGGTCCTAACATTATTGACCATTTTTGTGTGATCCTGGGCCCATCCTGTCCTTAGCCTGCCCTCCACTTGGAAATGTCCTCCTTGTCTGCCAGATATTCATGCATGTTCTTTTTTAAGGCAATGCCTTCTTTGTTGCGCTATCCGATGATGTTGTGATTCTCACCCTGATGGAAACCTATAGCCAAGGCAGTTGTGGGAAATCTTCCTCTGCCTTATCTGTGGCGATGAAaagggggagtgctggtgacccagggaaggagatgagggagcactggcaacccatgtgttggGTGAGCTGGCAACAGCGGGCAGGATTGGTGAGCGAAGCAAGCAGAGGTGGAGCCCCtagtaaaatataattttattgcTGTTTGTATGGAAAACATTGTAACTATAAAAGTAGGCATGGGTAGGCattaggtatgggggagaaatttgattcagtttacatacaaaggtgaaacaatatgagaactgaaacacagtcatccttaaAACTCACACTTTTTTGCAATATAGTTATTTGGCCAAGCAATGTACGTATGGTAAACGCACATACTGTGGTAACGTGcataagaatgcattatattagggaaaattggttttccaaaatgtatatattaggcaaaattgcatgcaatcaTGTGTGCAGAGAATTTAGTGGACTTCATGAGGACTTTCtcatttaaaaattgcaaatggatgtggaaatgtggagaactgaagattggaaaaataagaaactgaggcccaaactgcactatacatttaaagcagtattatattaCTTCAAATGTTCATGTCTTCCCCCgaggtatcctgggaactgtagtttgtgaagagggtggagagttgttaggaggagaCCCCTTTTCACCTCATAtggttacaattcccagaattccttgggattGCCAGATCCAGTCCATCTTCGGGAGCTAGGATACTGCTGGCTGGGACAGCCCAAGCCAGGAAAACAAGCCTGGAAAATACAGGTTGATCTACAAGACCATTTTGCTGATCTAAGTTTGCCGAGGTTTCCAGGTCACATAAGtgagctgaacagagttaggatccGTGGTAGGTTCCCCCCTCGTTCCTACCCagaagcgtagtggcaaattcagaagtgcagagtcccttcgtaatagtcacagccatgcccctttcacAGCAATGCTCCCTTATAAGATTATAGaacaatctggccaggcttgaatactgctttctgtttctctacCACTGTCAGAATTTGACTGTCCTTCTCTCACTGTCACAGTTAttgctgaattcagtgtctacatcagagcttggaaaagttacttttttgaactacaactcccatcagccacagccagcatggccactggattgggccgatgggagttgtagttcaaaaaagtaacttttccaggctctggtctacatgtttatctcctgatgctaccaaactgcttgatgatgtagatgggatgctaccatcaggattcactgtctctcattttgcagttacagaattctcactcaccacagcttggctttttgaagtagaaactaataggagcagagcttggaaaagttacttttttgaactacaactcccatcagcccaatctagtggcaatgctggctggggaagatgggagttgtagttttaaaaagtaacttttccaagctctgaataggagctctaatcagcaggaaagaacaagtaagcaagttagaagactcttctcagtggctaacacactcccctttcatgctgattggctcgtaggatgctggagactaaGAGACCATGCTGGGGCATGGTGCTAAAGaaagtaaggggcctaagaccccctgagactttGGATGACTATATCCCTGTTCCCATCCCTGGCACTCCCCCTAAGTACCCATTTTTCAGGGCTTACACCCTCATAAATTATGCTGATCTAAGTtcagctggctgagctgggatgagcaaATTAAGCCAGGGTTTAGGTCTGAACCTTTCCCCCGGACAATCTGCTGTTTACCATGTCAGGATGTCAGCTATGTCCTGTTTGTCCTgtttgtggagatacagctgttgaATGCACAAGAAACCTGTTTTCCGAATCCCAATTAtaaaccaaagcctagactgCCAGCCTGtagccacttacctgggagtaagcccattaagaacaaaaagacttacttctgaattagACATGTATAcctttgtactgtaagttaactgtacagtgaattctGAATGAGTACCTGGACATCAGCTCTTGCACAGCTGGAGACAAGCCTAGGACTCTCTGCAGAGTTTTCACAAtttacatttgccatttggggaagaGATTTTTTAATAT belongs to Rhineura floridana isolate rRhiFlo1 chromosome 11, rRhiFlo1.hap2, whole genome shotgun sequence and includes:
- the LOC133367387 gene encoding olfactory receptor 11H6-like yields the protein MEMDNATTVQEFILLGFEAEQQQKRFLLLILFAILYILTLGENITIITVVSLDNHLAQLPMYILLSNFSWLEICYVTTTVPRMLFDLASPREIISFQACFLQFYISFSLGCTECFFLSAMALDRYLAICHPLRYPQLMTQQSCYSLVGTCWVVGFLCYPIPLILISKLSFCGPNIIDHFLCDVGPILSVACPPFGNIPLVCQIFMNTLVLINVSFVVLSYSIVILSLMKTSSPGRRRKAFSTISFHIMVVTLFYGTAVAMYLIPGGESQSTVTKVVTTFYAAVIPFLNPMIYCLRNDQVKEALDRLLKRKERLLRRTVAV